In a single window of the Micrococcaceae bacterium Sec5.7 genome:
- a CDS encoding iron chelate uptake ABC transporter family permease subunit, which yields MSRTAILAAAVVVLFAVSILLGSYTVTIPDFFKILTGQLAGGEKIPGATFIVMENKLPRAVIGTMIGVAFGLSGGLFQTMLRNPLASPDVIGISSGASAAAVTAIVIFGASGAAVSGAALGGALGVAALIYTISRGRSLGSGGGNSGNAAGNRLILAGVGIAAALHAVVSFMMTRADIRTAADALVWLNGSLNSANWDRAGVLGVPLLVLVPAVAVLAGPLRILELGDDAAVGLGIRVGLARLGIVVTAVALAAVATAAAGPVAFVAFLAGPIARRVTRKTSLPASACVGALIVLAADYFAANIAPLLLDGTVLPVGVITGALGAPFLLWLLVTANRKDA from the coding sequence GTGAGCCGGACCGCTATCCTGGCTGCCGCCGTCGTTGTCCTCTTTGCCGTCAGCATCCTGCTGGGCAGCTACACCGTGACCATCCCGGACTTCTTCAAAATCCTCACGGGGCAGCTCGCCGGCGGCGAAAAGATCCCCGGCGCCACCTTCATCGTGATGGAAAACAAGCTGCCGCGGGCCGTGATCGGCACCATGATCGGCGTCGCATTCGGCCTGTCCGGCGGGCTCTTCCAGACCATGCTGCGCAACCCGCTGGCCAGTCCCGACGTCATCGGCATCAGCTCCGGCGCAAGCGCAGCCGCGGTCACTGCAATCGTCATTTTCGGCGCGTCCGGAGCCGCAGTCTCGGGAGCAGCCCTGGGCGGAGCACTCGGCGTGGCCGCCCTCATCTACACAATCTCCCGCGGACGTTCGCTGGGGTCGGGCGGGGGCAACAGCGGCAACGCGGCCGGAAACAGGCTCATCCTGGCCGGCGTGGGCATCGCCGCCGCCCTGCACGCCGTGGTTAGTTTCATGATGACCCGCGCCGACATCCGGACCGCCGCGGACGCGCTGGTCTGGCTCAACGGCTCGCTCAACTCCGCCAATTGGGACCGCGCCGGCGTGCTTGGTGTGCCGCTGCTGGTCCTGGTGCCTGCCGTCGCCGTACTGGCAGGCCCGCTTCGCATTCTTGAACTCGGGGACGACGCGGCCGTAGGACTCGGCATCCGCGTTGGCCTGGCACGGCTGGGAATAGTCGTCACCGCCGTCGCACTCGCCGCCGTGGCCACGGCAGCTGCCGGCCCGGTGGCATTCGTCGCCTTCCTGGCCGGCCCCATCGCCCGCCGCGTTACCCGCAAAACCAGTCTGCCGGCGTCGGCCTGTGTCGGCGCCCTGATCGTCCTGGCTGCGGATTACTTCGCCGCAAACATTGCCCCCTTGCTGCTGGACGGCACCGTGCTGCCCGTCGGTGTGATCACCGGCGCGCTCGGCGCCCCGTTCCTGCTGTGGCTCCTGGTCACGGCCAACCGAAAGGATGCCTGA
- a CDS encoding ABC transporter ATP-binding protein, with protein sequence MAVLNAKDLTLQYDHRRVVDGLTAEIPEGKVTMIVGANACGKSTLLRGLSRLLKPAGGCVTLDGKDIHSRPARELARALGLLPQHPTAPDGIVVRDLVGRGRYPHQGFFRSWSAEDDAAVQRALEATETLDLAERNVDELSGGQRQRVWIAMALAQETEVLLLDEPTTYLDLAHQVEVLDLVTDLNRRRGTTVAIVLHDLNLAARYADHVIAMKDGRILAEGSSLDVVTEELVREVFGLESLVVPDPISGTPLIIPIGRHHAESPAEGATDFPKTSTTTLEPVS encoded by the coding sequence ATGGCAGTTCTGAACGCCAAGGATCTGACGCTGCAGTATGATCACCGCCGCGTGGTGGATGGCCTCACCGCAGAGATCCCGGAGGGCAAGGTGACCATGATTGTGGGCGCCAACGCCTGCGGGAAATCCACCCTCCTGCGCGGACTGTCGCGGCTGCTCAAACCGGCCGGCGGATGCGTGACGCTGGACGGCAAGGACATCCATTCGCGGCCGGCACGCGAGCTCGCCCGCGCACTCGGCCTGCTGCCGCAGCACCCCACCGCGCCGGACGGCATTGTGGTCCGCGACCTCGTGGGCCGCGGCCGCTACCCTCACCAGGGCTTCTTCCGCAGCTGGTCAGCCGAGGACGACGCCGCCGTGCAGCGCGCGCTTGAAGCCACCGAAACGCTGGACCTCGCAGAGCGGAACGTGGACGAGCTCTCCGGCGGACAGCGCCAGCGGGTCTGGATTGCCATGGCACTTGCGCAGGAAACCGAGGTGCTGCTGCTCGACGAGCCCACCACGTACCTGGACCTGGCCCACCAGGTGGAAGTCCTGGACCTCGTCACCGACCTGAATCGACGGCGCGGCACCACGGTGGCCATTGTGCTGCACGATCTCAACCTCGCCGCCCGGTATGCGGACCACGTCATTGCCATGAAGGACGGTCGGATCCTGGCCGAGGGTTCTTCGCTGGATGTGGTTACGGAGGAGCTGGTCCGCGAGGTTTTCGGGCTTGAATCGCTGGTGGTTCCCGACCCCATTTCCGGAACTCCGTTGATCATCCCGATCGGCCGCCATCACGCTGAAAGCCCGGCAGAGGGCGCCACTGATTTCCCAAAAACCTCAACCACAACCCTGGAGCCCGTCTCATGA
- a CDS encoding MarR family transcriptional regulator: MTEPRWLNADERRAWLAQLSINTMLPAALDTQLHSAGNVSLFDYNVLAMLSEAEGRFLPMSELAARTSASLSRLSHVVTKLQNRGWLERRPHPGDARVTTAHLTDAGMATIAGLAPGHVEAVRSLFLDALTDRDVADLARIGEKIVARLDGDHWILREQ; the protein is encoded by the coding sequence ATGACCGAACCGCGCTGGCTCAACGCCGACGAACGCCGAGCCTGGCTGGCCCAGCTGAGCATCAACACCATGCTCCCCGCGGCCTTGGACACACAGCTTCACTCGGCCGGGAACGTCTCGCTGTTCGACTACAACGTGCTGGCTATGCTCTCCGAGGCTGAGGGCCGGTTCCTGCCCATGAGCGAGCTCGCTGCCCGCACCAGCGCCTCGCTGTCCCGGTTGTCCCACGTGGTCACCAAACTGCAGAACCGCGGCTGGCTGGAGCGCCGGCCCCACCCCGGCGACGCCCGCGTCACCACCGCCCACCTGACCGACGCCGGGATGGCCACCATTGCGGGACTCGCGCCCGGGCATGTGGAAGCAGTCCGCTCGTTGTTCCTGGACGCGCTCACGGACCGTGACGTGGCGGATCTGGCGCGGATCGGCGAGAAGATCGTGGCGCGCCTGGATGGCGATCACTGGATCCTGCGCGAGCAGTGA
- a CDS encoding ferric reductase-like transmembrane domain-containing protein, whose protein sequence is MNTQLLPASPARSRRTGRGPGFPAVEGRFAAQHRRRLFRADVLAVSAWASVAAAAALWMADGGMTGFSTLSGAFTAVGIIAGLSGVDLVLSMLLLAARITVIDRTVGHDRALEFHRKLGKPSLYLLLAHGLFVAIGYGMAEGLHPVSESVALWVLVPDMWLAFASMALFIAVVVTSLVAVRRRFPYEFWYAVHLLTYAAVATSLPHQFSLGCLFAEEAWQRWYWLAICIGAGAALLFYRIIQPVVATFRHQLTVSRVVAVAPGVVSIEMTGLQLHRLSGAGGRFFIWRFLAPGLWWHPHPFSLSAEPLRSAASGHGQLRITIRSLGKGSAQLTALQPGTKVAVEGPYGLFSSAARSRDHVVMIGAGIGITPLRALLETTPFAPGNSTVLLRGHSEEELYLGAEILELCRSRGASLFHLTGPRGGQDGSSWLPFSAVRSRHGLGDYARTSLKPMYMYAGRTTGPEPLSAMPAWPAYGKISSITKGSTGESASSSFSSPGIGRHPVGWLAIRHPRGRDPQQRGEHLGRN, encoded by the coding sequence ATGAACACACAGCTCCTGCCGGCCAGCCCGGCCCGAAGCCGCCGAACCGGCAGGGGCCCGGGATTCCCTGCGGTTGAGGGCCGCTTTGCCGCACAGCACCGACGCCGGCTCTTCCGGGCGGACGTCCTGGCAGTATCCGCATGGGCTTCCGTCGCGGCCGCCGCGGCATTGTGGATGGCCGACGGCGGCATGACTGGGTTCTCGACGCTCTCCGGTGCCTTTACCGCCGTGGGCATCATCGCGGGACTGTCCGGCGTCGACCTGGTTCTGTCGATGTTGCTGCTGGCTGCGCGCATTACTGTGATTGACCGGACAGTCGGACACGACCGCGCCCTTGAATTCCACCGGAAACTCGGGAAGCCGTCGCTGTACCTGCTCCTGGCGCACGGGCTGTTCGTGGCGATCGGGTACGGAATGGCTGAAGGCTTGCATCCCGTCAGCGAATCCGTGGCCCTGTGGGTGCTGGTGCCGGACATGTGGCTGGCGTTTGCTTCCATGGCGCTGTTCATCGCAGTTGTGGTTACATCGCTGGTGGCTGTCCGGCGCCGTTTTCCCTACGAGTTCTGGTACGCCGTGCATCTGCTGACCTACGCTGCTGTGGCGACTTCCTTGCCACATCAGTTCAGCCTGGGCTGCCTCTTCGCGGAGGAGGCATGGCAGCGCTGGTACTGGCTGGCCATCTGCATTGGCGCCGGCGCCGCACTGTTGTTTTACCGGATCATTCAGCCGGTTGTGGCGACTTTCCGGCACCAGCTCACGGTCAGCAGGGTGGTGGCCGTGGCGCCGGGTGTTGTGAGCATTGAAATGACCGGGCTGCAGCTCCACAGGCTGTCCGGAGCCGGTGGCAGATTCTTCATCTGGCGCTTCCTCGCCCCCGGTCTGTGGTGGCATCCGCACCCGTTCAGCCTCTCTGCCGAACCCCTGCGTTCAGCGGCCTCCGGACACGGACAGCTGCGGATTACCATCCGCAGTCTGGGTAAGGGGTCCGCGCAACTTACGGCGCTGCAGCCCGGCACAAAAGTGGCCGTTGAAGGGCCGTATGGCTTGTTCAGTTCGGCCGCCCGCAGCCGGGATCACGTGGTGATGATCGGGGCCGGAATCGGCATCACGCCGCTTCGCGCCTTGCTCGAAACCACGCCGTTCGCGCCGGGCAACTCGACCGTACTTCTGCGGGGCCACAGCGAGGAGGAACTGTACCTCGGGGCGGAAATTCTGGAGTTGTGCCGGAGCCGGGGCGCCTCGCTGTTCCACCTGACCGGGCCCCGGGGCGGGCAGGACGGGTCCAGCTGGCTGCCTTTCAGCGCCGTTCGGTCCAGGCACGGGCTCGGAGACTACGCCCGGACATCGCTGAAGCCGATGTATATGTATGCGGGCCGGACGACTGGGCCCGAGCCGTTATCCGCGATGCCCGCGTGGCCGGCGTACGGGAAGATCAGCTCCATTACGAAAGGTTCGACTGGTGAGAGTGCGAGCAGCAGTTTCAGCAGCCCTGGCATCGGCCGGCATCCTGTTGGTTGGTTGGCAATCCGGCATCCACGTGGCAGAGACCCGCAGCAGCGCGGCGAACACCTCGGCCGGAACTAA
- a CDS encoding FAD:protein FMN transferase: protein MGTIISLTIPAGRQACGFHETSNQLPGPQLMEDELEAAVAVVERLFLELDETFSLYRPDSEASRLARGDVALPDASAGMRERYEEAVGWRLLTEGAFTPSRPDGVLDLSGLIKGHAIREAGTSLLALGLRDWCINAGGDVLVSGSPTPGGEEAWAAGIIDPADRRTLISGHPLGRTRTKSALASGSAERGDHIWAAGKGAGAVEFRQVSVAAADIVTADVLATAIVAGGMPMLGRATEQWDVAVLAVRRDGELLATPGFRG, encoded by the coding sequence ATGGGCACCATCATCAGCCTCACCATCCCGGCCGGACGGCAGGCATGCGGGTTCCACGAAACCAGCAATCAGCTGCCCGGACCACAACTAATGGAGGATGAGCTGGAAGCCGCTGTCGCCGTCGTCGAACGCCTTTTTCTGGAACTGGACGAGACGTTCAGCCTGTACCGGCCGGATTCCGAGGCAAGCCGCCTGGCACGCGGCGATGTGGCGCTGCCGGATGCGTCGGCCGGGATGAGGGAGCGCTACGAGGAAGCTGTCGGCTGGCGGCTCCTGACCGAGGGCGCCTTCACCCCATCGCGGCCGGACGGTGTTCTGGATCTCTCCGGACTCATCAAGGGTCACGCGATCCGGGAGGCCGGCACTTCGCTCCTGGCACTGGGCCTCCGGGACTGGTGCATCAATGCGGGAGGGGATGTGCTGGTCAGCGGCTCGCCGACGCCGGGCGGTGAGGAAGCCTGGGCGGCCGGAATTATTGACCCGGCGGACCGCCGGACCCTGATTTCCGGCCATCCCCTGGGCCGGACGCGGACAAAGTCTGCTCTGGCGTCCGGTTCCGCCGAGCGTGGCGACCACATCTGGGCTGCGGGCAAGGGTGCGGGTGCCGTCGAGTTCCGGCAAGTGTCCGTGGCCGCCGCGGACATTGTGACCGCCGATGTGCTGGCGACGGCGATCGTTGCCGGCGGGATGCCGATGCTGGGCCGGGCTACGGAACAGTGGGACGTCGCCGTGCTGGCGGTGCGCCGGGACGGGGAGCTGCTCGCGACGCCTGGGTTCCGGGGCTAG
- a CDS encoding SGNH/GDSL hydrolase family protein, with protein sequence MDFTARYVALGDSFTEGVGDDDSDRPNGVRGWADRVAEQLGAADPSLGYANLAIRGRKLRQIMAEQVDAAVELKPTLVTIYAGANDILRPKIDIDDLLVEYDAGIRKLSATGATVVMFTGFDSRGSKVFGTMRGRTAIYNELVRGIAGDHGALLVDYWRFSEYYDWGMWAKDRMHMSAAGHVNMAKRVLTVLEHDHSIEVPPMTPLPELSRADAIRANARWVREFAGPWVVRRVTGKSSGDGLQPKYGQLTHI encoded by the coding sequence ATGGATTTTACGGCCCGTTATGTGGCTCTCGGAGATTCGTTCACGGAAGGCGTCGGCGACGACGATTCCGACCGCCCCAACGGAGTGCGCGGCTGGGCGGACCGGGTGGCTGAGCAGCTGGGTGCTGCAGATCCGTCCCTCGGCTACGCCAACCTCGCCATCCGCGGGAGGAAGCTTCGCCAGATCATGGCAGAGCAGGTGGACGCCGCCGTCGAACTTAAACCCACCCTGGTGACCATCTACGCCGGTGCAAACGACATCCTGCGCCCGAAGATCGACATTGATGACCTTCTGGTTGAGTACGACGCCGGCATCCGCAAGTTGAGTGCCACCGGCGCCACCGTGGTGATGTTCACGGGCTTTGATTCCCGGGGATCCAAGGTTTTCGGCACCATGCGCGGCCGCACTGCGATCTATAACGAGCTGGTCCGCGGCATTGCCGGCGATCACGGTGCCCTGCTGGTGGACTACTGGCGCTTCAGCGAGTACTACGACTGGGGCATGTGGGCCAAGGACCGTATGCATATGTCCGCCGCCGGGCACGTGAACATGGCCAAGCGCGTGCTCACCGTCCTGGAGCACGACCACTCCATCGAGGTCCCGCCCATGACTCCGCTGCCGGAGCTCAGCCGCGCCGACGCCATCCGTGCAAACGCACGTTGGGTGCGCGAATTCGCCGGCCCCTGGGTGGTCCGCCGGGTCACCGGCAAGTCCTCCGGCGATGGCCTGCAGCCAAAGTACGGCCAGCTCACGCACATCTAG
- a CDS encoding SGNH/GDSL hydrolase family protein, whose translation MRIQTPVRYVALGDSFTEGVGDKDLRLPNDCRGWADRVAEELARHDPRTSYANLALRGRRLEQIVQEQLQPALALEPTLVSFYAGGNDLLMARLDLDALMQKYEAAVDRLTGSGARVLLFTGYNVPLSPVLEPLKLRTAVYNRHVRRIAAKHGAPLVDYWCFEDFRDPRMWAPDRLHMSTAGHRYMAKKVLEVLGAPHTLTSTDFPALRPRARIEMMLDDAAWLRRDAAPWISRRFRGVTSGDGLSARWPGLMPVVLPERLGTDRVRL comes from the coding sequence ATGAGGATCCAGACCCCCGTCCGTTACGTTGCCCTCGGAGATTCGTTCACAGAGGGCGTGGGGGACAAGGATCTGCGCCTCCCTAATGACTGCCGTGGCTGGGCTGACCGGGTGGCCGAGGAACTCGCCCGCCACGATCCCCGGACAAGCTATGCAAATCTAGCCCTCCGCGGCCGCCGCCTGGAGCAGATTGTGCAGGAGCAGCTTCAGCCGGCGCTGGCTCTGGAGCCCACCCTGGTCAGTTTCTATGCGGGCGGGAACGATCTGCTGATGGCGCGTCTGGATCTGGACGCTCTGATGCAGAAGTATGAAGCAGCAGTAGATCGGCTCACTGGCAGCGGCGCCAGAGTGCTGCTGTTCACCGGCTACAACGTGCCACTCTCGCCGGTGCTGGAACCACTCAAGCTGCGCACCGCGGTCTACAACCGGCACGTCCGCCGGATCGCTGCCAAGCACGGGGCGCCGCTGGTGGACTATTGGTGCTTCGAGGACTTCCGGGATCCGCGCATGTGGGCTCCCGACCGGCTTCACATGTCTACGGCGGGGCACAGGTATATGGCCAAGAAGGTGCTCGAGGTGCTTGGCGCGCCGCACACGCTGACGTCGACTGACTTCCCGGCATTGCGTCCAAGGGCACGCATTGAAATGATGCTCGACGACGCCGCCTGGCTCAGGCGCGATGCGGCACCGTGGATTTCGCGCAGGTTCCGCGGAGTCACCAGCGGAGACGGGCTCAGCGCGCGCTGGCCGGGGCTGATGCCCGTTGTGTTGCCGGAGCGCCTCGGAACTGACCGGGTGCGGCTCTAG
- a CDS encoding siderophore-interacting protein has product MRTRAAATTQPMTLAFGVTVSAVQELSPNFRRVTFGGYSLRDFGVHGGTLDLRVKLMIPSLAEDGSQIPLPKFEMEQDGWYQEWLAMDPATRGSMRTYTVRQERLDAVYPEIDVDFVMHFDSPAQLHKNSGPGANWAFNAKPGDALTIIGPNNRAAHCITAEIYSGIEWRPGMAQRVLLAGDETSVPAITAILESLPAYMTGHAFLEVPEAGDFHEISTEADVEITWLARGASIGRSRPHGEMLQESVRRAVPVPGWVGLKAADGGAGPEPEDVNVDVDVLWETPARMDTAAISATKNPGKPAGAMPFYAWIAGEAAVIRDMRRYLVRDVGMDRKQVAFMGYWRQGKAEL; this is encoded by the coding sequence ATGAGAACCCGCGCCGCAGCCACCACCCAGCCCATGACCCTGGCGTTTGGTGTCACCGTTTCCGCGGTGCAGGAGCTGAGCCCGAACTTCCGGCGCGTGACCTTCGGCGGCTACTCGCTGCGGGACTTCGGGGTGCACGGCGGGACCCTGGACCTGCGCGTCAAGCTGATGATCCCGTCACTGGCCGAGGACGGCAGCCAGATTCCGCTGCCAAAGTTCGAGATGGAGCAGGACGGCTGGTATCAGGAATGGCTGGCCATGGATCCGGCAACGCGAGGCTCCATGCGCACCTATACAGTGCGGCAGGAACGCCTGGATGCGGTGTACCCGGAGATCGACGTTGACTTCGTGATGCACTTCGATTCACCTGCGCAATTGCACAAAAACAGTGGCCCGGGCGCAAACTGGGCATTCAATGCGAAGCCGGGCGATGCCCTCACCATCATCGGCCCCAACAACCGGGCCGCGCACTGCATCACGGCGGAAATCTACTCCGGCATCGAGTGGCGGCCGGGCATGGCCCAGCGCGTCCTGCTGGCCGGCGACGAAACCTCCGTCCCCGCGATCACCGCCATCCTCGAAAGCCTGCCGGCCTACATGACCGGCCATGCCTTCCTCGAAGTCCCCGAGGCCGGCGACTTCCACGAAATCAGCACGGAAGCCGACGTCGAAATCACCTGGCTCGCCCGCGGCGCGTCCATCGGGCGCTCGCGTCCGCACGGCGAAATGCTGCAGGAATCCGTCCGCAGGGCTGTGCCGGTTCCCGGCTGGGTCGGCCTCAAAGCTGCCGACGGCGGGGCCGGCCCGGAGCCTGAGGACGTCAATGTGGATGTGGACGTCCTTTGGGAGACGCCTGCGCGGATGGACACCGCCGCGATCAGTGCCACCAAGAACCCCGGCAAGCCAGCCGGTGCCATGCCGTTTTACGCCTGGATCGCCGGCGAGGCCGCCGTTATCAGGGACATGCGCCGGTACCTCGTGAGGGACGTAGGTATGGACAGGAAGCAGGTGGCCTTCATGGGCTACTGGCGTCAGGGCAAAGCCGAGCTGTAA
- a CDS encoding SGNH/GDSL hydrolase family protein has protein sequence MATGSERGGRRVFVALGDSFTEGVGDYSKRLPNGVRGWADRVAEKLAKAEPGWEYANLAIRSKRLRHIIDDQLEAALAMEPALVTLYAGGNDILDFGTDMDALMADYEGLVARLSGTGATVVLFTGFDVKVSAVLEPLKKRNSAYNQRVRELSVKYGAVLVDYWCFDAFHDRRMWDTDRLHMSKAGHKYLAAQVLDHLGVPHKMSPSEWEPPAKMSLRDWERRQRRWVNDWVLPLFGRKLRGVTLGDTLGPRWPEPVRVPRKGGLKKLVEPRKKTGETKDTKEAEQKR, from the coding sequence GTGGCAACTGGTTCAGAACGGGGTGGGCGGCGTGTCTTTGTCGCCTTGGGCGATTCGTTTACCGAGGGTGTGGGGGACTACAGCAAGCGGCTGCCGAATGGGGTGCGCGGGTGGGCCGACCGGGTTGCGGAGAAGCTGGCCAAGGCCGAACCGGGCTGGGAGTACGCCAACCTGGCTATCCGCAGCAAACGCCTCCGCCACATCATCGACGATCAGCTCGAAGCAGCCCTGGCCATGGAGCCCGCACTCGTCACACTGTATGCCGGCGGGAACGACATCCTGGATTTCGGCACGGACATGGACGCGCTTATGGCTGACTATGAGGGCCTCGTGGCCAGACTCTCCGGGACCGGCGCCACCGTGGTCCTCTTCACGGGGTTCGACGTCAAAGTCTCGGCCGTCCTGGAACCGCTGAAGAAGCGGAACTCCGCCTACAACCAGCGCGTCCGCGAACTCTCCGTCAAGTACGGGGCAGTCCTGGTGGATTACTGGTGCTTCGACGCCTTCCATGACCGCCGCATGTGGGACACGGACCGGCTGCACATGTCCAAGGCGGGCCACAAATACCTCGCCGCGCAGGTTCTGGACCATCTCGGGGTGCCGCACAAAATGAGCCCCAGTGAATGGGAGCCCCCGGCAAAAATGAGCTTGCGCGACTGGGAACGCCGGCAGCGCCGCTGGGTGAACGACTGGGTGCTGCCGCTCTTCGGCCGAAAACTCCGCGGTGTCACGCTGGGGGATACCTTGGGCCCGCGCTGGCCGGAACCGGTCCGCGTCCCGCGCAAAGGAGGCCTGAAGAAACTCGTGGAGCCACGGAAGAAAACCGGGGAAACGAAGGATACCAAGGAAGCGGAGCAAAAACGATGA
- a CDS encoding iron chelate uptake ABC transporter family permease subunit — MTQSTTTAAHGRALRTPSAGSRASAGGKRAPGKQAAWLLAAVVVLVLVSAASLAIGARGLSLEMVWQALTRFDPDNGDYAVVHARIPRTVLGLLAGGALGLAGAAMQGVARNPLADPGIMGVNAGAALAVVTGIYVFGVSSLTGYIWFAFIGAAAAGVVVYLIASLGREGATPVKLALAGAALSAVLYSLMNVILVSSQDTLDRFRFWQVGGIAGRDWAVVLPGLPFLLVGALIVLFTGRILNSLALGDDMARGLGQRVGLVRGVTALGIVLLCGSATALAGPIGFVGLVIPHAVRSLTGPDYRWILPFSLVLGPALLLGADVIGRVVLLPGEVPAGIVTALVGAPVFVWLIRRGKGAGL; from the coding sequence ATGACACAAAGTACGACGACGGCGGCGCACGGCCGTGCCCTCCGCACACCTTCCGCCGGTAGCCGGGCTAGCGCCGGTGGCAAGCGCGCGCCAGGCAAGCAGGCCGCCTGGCTGCTGGCCGCCGTCGTTGTACTTGTTCTCGTCAGCGCAGCATCGCTGGCCATCGGGGCCCGGGGACTGTCCCTGGAAATGGTGTGGCAGGCGCTGACCCGGTTCGATCCGGACAACGGCGACTACGCCGTTGTCCACGCGCGCATTCCGCGCACCGTTCTTGGCCTGCTCGCCGGCGGGGCCCTCGGTCTCGCCGGCGCCGCCATGCAGGGCGTGGCGCGCAATCCTCTCGCGGATCCCGGCATCATGGGCGTCAACGCCGGCGCCGCATTGGCCGTCGTCACCGGAATCTATGTCTTCGGCGTCTCGTCCCTGACCGGCTACATCTGGTTCGCGTTCATCGGCGCCGCCGCTGCCGGCGTCGTGGTCTACCTCATCGCGTCGCTGGGCAGGGAAGGTGCGACGCCGGTGAAGCTCGCCCTTGCGGGCGCGGCCCTGAGCGCGGTCCTCTACTCGCTGATGAACGTCATCCTCGTCTCGAGCCAGGACACCCTGGACCGCTTCCGGTTCTGGCAGGTGGGCGGGATTGCCGGGCGCGACTGGGCTGTTGTGCTGCCCGGCCTGCCGTTTCTCCTGGTGGGTGCGCTGATTGTGCTGTTCACCGGGCGCATCCTTAACAGCCTGGCTCTGGGCGACGACATGGCCCGCGGCCTGGGGCAGCGGGTGGGCCTGGTCCGCGGCGTTACCGCGCTGGGCATCGTGCTGCTGTGCGGCTCGGCCACGGCGCTCGCCGGACCCATCGGATTTGTGGGTCTCGTCATTCCGCACGCGGTCCGCTCGCTCACAGGCCCGGATTACCGCTGGATCCTGCCGTTCTCGCTGGTCCTGGGGCCCGCTCTGCTCCTTGGCGCCGACGTCATTGGCCGCGTGGTGCTGCTCCCGGGCGAAGTCCCCGCGGGCATCGTGACCGCCCTGGTTGGCGCGCCGGTGTTCGTCTGGCTGATCCGCCGCGGAAAGGGGGCCGGACTGTGA
- a CDS encoding YciI family protein, translating into MYVVSLSYKVAEDIVDYHLEAHVAWLKDAFDQGIFIAAGRKIPRTGGLLLSNTDRRSLDASLAMDPFYVNGVAEFDVTEFHANRVAAGFENLLDS; encoded by the coding sequence ATGTACGTTGTGTCCCTGAGCTACAAAGTTGCCGAAGACATCGTTGACTACCACTTGGAAGCCCACGTCGCGTGGTTGAAAGATGCCTTTGACCAAGGCATCTTCATTGCCGCGGGACGCAAGATCCCCCGCACCGGCGGCCTGTTGTTGTCCAACACCGACCGGCGCAGCCTGGACGCCTCACTGGCCATGGACCCTTTCTATGTCAACGGCGTGGCCGAGTTTGACGTCACGGAGTTCCACGCCAACAGGGTAGCCGCGGGCTTTGAAAACCTGCTGGACAGCTAG